The genomic region CATCTCCTTGGTAACTTTGGCCGGCTTCACAAATCTCTTCCCTGcacaaaccaaaagaaaaaatacatataCACATACTGTTAAGTACCGGACTTTTCCATAAACAAATACACAGACACGTAAAGCTAGATAGTTAGTTACCTTTGCGGGTGACAGAAGGTTTGCCATGGCGGTTGGGAGGAACAGATTTCTTCTTCTGTTGACCTTTGAATAGATTTGCTTTCTGGGTCATCTTTGTTCTTtgcctctttcttctttctctccctctagGTTTACTCTGCAAGGGTTTTGTTATTTGCTTTTGTGTGGCGGTGGAGGCACTGTACGGCCCATTAGAAGCAGTGAACATTAGGCCCAAACCAAAGTtgatgtaaaatttttattggtctttcttttcttttcttttttcactcaaattttagtttttttatttttatttataaattaaaatattcttaatttcaattttttttttccatccacacttgttaagttttaaaaaacaaaaataaaacttgaatgaTATTTCAAAGgagcaaacaaaccaaaaaaaaaattttaaaatatttcattttgttttcgTCTTTAAAATATTGCTTAACGGTTTCACTTAGGATTAATCCTACTCCCCTCTTGCAGTCAAAGCGGTAGTGGATGAATATTAGA from Castanea sativa cultivar Marrone di Chiusa Pesio chromosome 11, ASM4071231v1 harbors:
- the LOC142617498 gene encoding uncharacterized protein LOC142617498, with the protein product MTQKANLFKGQQKKKSVPPNRHGKPSVTRKGKRFVKPAKVTKEMDVDRELSKFINYCNEVKAATAANRDGGQLSIVKPPPESTSGEKK